A genomic window from Salvelinus namaycush isolate Seneca chromosome 5, SaNama_1.0, whole genome shotgun sequence includes:
- the popdc3 gene encoding popeye domain-containing protein 3, which produces MEAPEFFPPSENLTAAVVHPLCEEWKGGSEGAIFHLASIFLVLGFMGGSGFYGLLYLFTFLTLGFFCTTIWSWSDACTTDTFLWNFALFGICAVQVVHVAYRLRNVTFEKEFQDLYSYLFKKLGVSLTHFGKIVACCEGDIHTIEKDHCFAMEGKTAIDKLSVLLSGRIRVTVNGEFLHDIYPFQFLDSPEWDSLRPSDEGVFQVTLRADNCCRYVSWRRKKLYLLFAKHRYIAKVFALVVRNDIADKLYSLNDKAFDSRGFRYDLRLPTYCHVSPLPELDRTDGFLRVPAQYDHGHRGRVPITITAPEETD; this is translated from the exons ATGGAGGCGCCAGAATTTTTCCCACCTTCTGAAAACTTGACGGCGGCTGTCGTGCACCCGTTATGCGAAGAATGGAAGGGGGGATCCGAGGGTGCCATCTTCCACCTCGCCAGTATCTTCCTTGTTTTGGGGTTCATGGGAGGGAGCGGGTTCTATGGGCTCCTCTACTTGTTTACCTTTCTGACGCTCGGTTTCTTCTGCACAACCATTTGGTCATGGTCGGACGCGTGCACCACCGACACCTTTTTGTGGAATTTCGCTCTCTTTGGGATATGTGCGGTTCAAGTTGTGCACGTCGCCTACCGGTTGAGGAACGTTACTTTCGAAAAGGAGTTTCAAGATCTGTACAGCTACCTGTTCAAAAAGCTGGGGGTGTCGCTCACCCACTTCGGCAAGATAGTCGCCTGTTGTGAAGGGGACATCCACACTATAGAGAAAGACCACTGTTTTGCTATGGAGGGCAAGACTGCTATTGATAAGCTGTCCGTTCTTCTGTCCGGCAG aattcGTGTGACAGTAAATGGAGAGTTTTTACATGACATATATCCTTTCCAGTTTCTCGATTCACCTGAATGGGACTCTCTCCGGCCGTCAGATGAGGGAGTTTTCCAG GTGACCCTGCGTGCAGATAATTGCTGTAGGTACGTTTCTTGGAGACGTAAGAAACTGTACCTACTCTTCGCCAAGCACCGCTATATCGCCAAGGTCTTTGCGCTCGTGGTGCGGAATGACATCGCGGACAAGCTGTACTCCCTCAACGACAAGGCGTTCGACAGCCGCGGGTTCCGATATGATCTCCGGTTACCCACCTACTGTCACGTGTCCCCGTTGCCAGAATTAGACCGAACAGATGGGTTCCTACGAGTCCCAGCGCAATATGACCATGGCCACCGTGGCCGTGTCCCTATAACTATAACAGCACCCGAAGAGACTGACTAG